In one Gemmatimonadota bacterium genomic region, the following are encoded:
- a CDS encoding carboxypeptidase-like regulatory domain-containing protein: MLSPRLARAQTGADVVRGRITDDSARAIAGASITVTRGPDRLVQKSTSDSTGAFSLRFDPGTGDYLVYVTAPGFASARRRVQREGSERELVANFVLRPDLAKLAAVNVTASKPVRARNDVSPFDPETGASEKWQDGVKGDIPPTTAGDLNAVAGTMSNVTMTGAGPSILGSGAESNLTTLNGMGMSAGSIPRAANTNVRVTGATFDPTRGGFSGANIDVQLSPGDRFYQRRRGYLTLSPSALQLTDAVGRAAGVQHGTVRGSLGADGELIRNALTYNVAVDLAHSVSQPATLLDAGDGVLLRAGVSPDSVARLFGVATPLGLALSGHGIPASQQHDAFSWLGRLDDTRDTLATRALTSYATYTRDGGIGFAPLSAPSAAAEHTQEALGAQLTIGNYVGRNRMVLTETRMGANTVRNHLTPYEDIPGANVLVLSPAIDASNGIGVGNLVLGGGQSLLNDTRWTLEGSNQTTWNTSGKRNHFKELIWGRVDGLRQSSFSNQLGSYTFNSLADLAAGNAASFSRTLSHPASSGTVWNAAAAFAHQWAPSRMFSVLYGARVEADGFASAPAQDAALDNALGVRTNVAPSRIHFSPRAGFSYTYSHDKANGNGMNNSPIGSFYRNTTGVIRGGIGDFRDLLRPDILASASAATGLPNGTSQLSCVGNAVPSPDWSMFQSDPGTIPTRCLDGSGLLADYAPAVSLISPSYDVPHSWRASLDWSSNLGSWLLKVGALGSYDLSQPGTVDVNFAGTQRFALPTEGNRPVFVSTAAIDAPSGAVSPAESRKSDLFGRVGMRTSDLRGYGGQMTTTISPDVFKFRSRSGFSFFTSLSYTLQESRRQFRGFDGAAFGDPRLTEWAPSNNDARNIFVYTLGFYAQKTGAVTLFTRLQSGLPFTPIVQGDVNGDGLSGDRAFIPNPALGVDTALSSQLRALIANGSSSARKCILDNLGQVAPRNGCRGPWTAMLNLQWSPPFPRRWLGRVTPNVYFENVLGGVDQLMHGSSGLRGWGGQPVVDPVLLVPHGFDPVSKSFKYAVNPRFADTRPVSTLTRNPFRITLDFSLNLSVDYPLQELRRAIEPVKGPHGYARRTADSLAAFYLSRTSSIHKLLLENSDSLFLTKPQIAALQRDDSVYSTRVRAIYIQLGNFLAQHEGRDPGKAELDSVRNTSKTYWKIFWEQPEIADSAVTPAQRELMPMFKNMLAVTPKDREHSQWNFGSPVTFTDKPRQPQKSSGQMNIQVGH, translated from the coding sequence TTGCTCTCCCCACGGCTCGCCCGCGCCCAGACCGGCGCCGACGTGGTCCGTGGCCGCATCACCGACGACTCGGCGCGCGCCATCGCCGGCGCCAGCATCACGGTAACCCGCGGGCCCGACCGGCTCGTGCAGAAGTCGACCAGCGATAGCACTGGCGCCTTCAGTCTCCGGTTCGACCCGGGCACAGGTGACTACCTCGTCTACGTCACCGCACCCGGCTTCGCTTCTGCACGGCGCCGAGTGCAGCGGGAAGGCAGCGAGCGCGAGCTGGTCGCCAACTTCGTTCTCAGACCGGACCTCGCCAAGCTCGCCGCGGTAAACGTGACGGCATCCAAGCCGGTGCGAGCCCGCAATGACGTCAGCCCATTCGATCCCGAAACAGGCGCTTCAGAAAAATGGCAGGACGGAGTCAAGGGCGACATTCCACCCACTACTGCAGGCGATCTCAATGCTGTGGCCGGCACCATGTCGAACGTCACGATGACCGGTGCGGGTCCGTCCATACTCGGCTCAGGAGCAGAATCGAACCTCACGACCCTGAACGGCATGGGAATGTCCGCTGGGTCGATTCCGCGCGCAGCGAACACGAACGTCAGAGTAACGGGCGCGACTTTCGATCCTACTCGGGGAGGATTCTCCGGTGCCAACATCGACGTGCAGCTCAGTCCAGGGGATCGCTTTTATCAGAGGCGCCGCGGCTATCTGACACTGAGCCCATCCGCGTTGCAGCTCACCGATGCCGTTGGCCGCGCGGCGGGTGTGCAACACGGCACTGTGCGCGGCAGCCTCGGTGCCGATGGCGAGCTCATTCGCAACGCGCTCACCTACAACGTAGCCGTCGATCTCGCGCATAGCGTGAGCCAGCCTGCTACCCTTCTCGACGCGGGTGACGGCGTGCTGCTTCGCGCCGGAGTGTCGCCCGACTCCGTCGCGCGTCTGTTCGGAGTCGCGACACCGCTCGGCCTCGCGCTGTCCGGCCACGGTATTCCCGCATCACAGCAGCACGACGCATTCAGCTGGCTCGGCCGTCTCGACGACACTCGCGACACGCTCGCAACCCGCGCGCTGACAAGCTACGCGACCTACACGCGCGACGGAGGCATCGGCTTCGCCCCACTCAGCGCGCCGTCTGCTGCCGCTGAGCATACACAGGAAGCGCTCGGTGCGCAGCTCACGATCGGCAACTACGTCGGCAGGAATCGCATGGTGCTGACCGAGACACGAATGGGAGCGAACACGGTCAGGAATCACCTCACGCCATACGAAGACATACCGGGCGCCAACGTCCTTGTGCTCTCTCCAGCGATCGATGCATCGAACGGCATTGGTGTGGGAAACCTCGTGCTTGGCGGCGGTCAATCGCTCTTGAACGACACGCGCTGGACACTCGAGGGCTCCAATCAGACAACATGGAATACCAGCGGAAAGCGAAACCACTTCAAGGAACTTATCTGGGGACGCGTCGACGGACTGCGCCAGAGCTCCTTCTCGAATCAACTTGGCAGCTACACGTTCAACTCGCTCGCAGATCTCGCCGCTGGTAATGCAGCGAGCTTTTCGCGCACCCTCTCACATCCAGCCAGTTCTGGAACCGTATGGAACGCAGCAGCAGCGTTCGCTCACCAGTGGGCACCATCGCGCATGTTCAGCGTGTTGTACGGAGCACGAGTCGAGGCTGATGGCTTCGCCTCCGCTCCCGCGCAGGACGCAGCGCTCGATAACGCTCTTGGCGTGCGTACAAATGTTGCCCCGTCGCGCATTCATTTCAGTCCGCGCGCGGGATTCTCATATACGTACAGCCATGACAAGGCCAACGGAAATGGAATGAACAATTCCCCGATTGGCTCGTTCTACCGCAATACGACAGGCGTGATTCGCGGAGGAATCGGCGACTTCCGCGATCTGTTGCGTCCCGACATTCTCGCGAGCGCGTCCGCTGCAACAGGACTGCCGAATGGCACGTCACAGCTCTCGTGCGTCGGCAACGCTGTGCCGTCGCCCGACTGGTCGATGTTCCAGAGTGACCCCGGCACGATTCCCACGCGCTGTCTGGATGGCTCCGGGTTACTTGCAGATTATGCTCCCGCAGTTTCACTGATCAGTCCATCGTACGACGTACCGCACAGCTGGCGCGCATCGCTGGATTGGTCTTCCAACCTCGGTAGCTGGCTGCTCAAGGTTGGCGCACTTGGCTCGTACGACCTCTCACAGCCCGGCACCGTCGACGTCAACTTCGCCGGAACTCAGCGGTTCGCCTTGCCCACGGAAGGCAATCGACCGGTGTTCGTGTCCACCGCCGCGATCGACGCGCCAAGTGGTGCGGTGTCGCCAGCGGAGTCACGCAAGTCGGATCTGTTTGGACGTGTCGGAATGCGGACCAGCGATCTGCGCGGCTACGGCGGTCAGATGACGACTACTATTTCTCCCGACGTATTCAAGTTCCGGTCCCGCTCGGGCTTCTCGTTCTTCACATCGCTGTCCTACACTCTGCAGGAGTCGCGTCGCCAGTTCCGCGGGTTCGATGGTGCTGCGTTCGGCGATCCGCGTCTCACGGAATGGGCGCCGTCCAACAACGACGCGCGCAACATCTTCGTGTACACGCTGGGATTCTACGCGCAGAAAACGGGCGCCGTCACGCTCTTCACCCGTCTGCAGTCCGGACTCCCGTTCACGCCCATCGTGCAGGGCGACGTCAACGGTGACGGTCTGAGCGGCGACCGCGCATTCATCCCGAATCCGGCGCTGGGGGTGGATACGGCGCTGTCGAGCCAGCTGCGTGCGCTCATCGCCAACGGATCATCCAGCGCACGAAAGTGCATTCTCGACAACCTCGGACAGGTCGCTCCTCGCAACGGCTGCCGTGGGCCGTGGACTGCCATGCTCAACCTTCAGTGGAGTCCCCCGTTCCCACGTCGCTGGCTCGGGCGTGTCACACCGAATGTCTATTTCGAGAACGTACTTGGCGGCGTCGACCAGCTTATGCACGGCAGCAGCGGCCTCCGAGGATGGGGCGGTCAGCCAGTCGTCGATCCGGTGCTGCTCGTTCCGCATGGCTTCGATCCAGTGTCGAAGAGCTTCAAGTACGCGGTGAATCCGCGCTTTGCAGATACGCGTCCCGTCAGCACGTTGACGCGGAACCCGTTCAGGATTACGCTCGATTTCTCGCTCAACCTATCCGTCGACTACCCGCTTCAGGAGCTGCGCCGGGCGATCGAGCCCGTAAAAGGGCCACACGGTTACGCGAGACGAACGGCGGACTCACTTGCGGCATTCTATCTGTCACGCACCTCGAGCATCCACAAGTTGCTGCTGGAGAATAGCGATTCGCTCTTCCTCACCAAGCCGCAGATCGCGGCGCTTCAGCGCGACGATTCGGTGTACTCGACCCGAGTGCGCGCGATTTACATCCAGCTTGGGAACTTCCTCGCCCAGCACGAAGGTCGTGATCCGGGCAAGGCGGAGCTCGACAGCGTCAGGAATACGAGCAAGACGTACTGGAAGATCTTCTGGGAGCAGCCGGAGATAGCCGATTCGGCGGTTACACCAGCGCAACGTGAGCTGATGCCGATGTTCAAGAACATGCTGGCGGTCACGCCCAAGGATCGCGAGCACAGTCAGTGGAATTTTGGCTCCCCGGTGACTTTCACTGACAAGCCACGCCAGCCCCAGAAATCCAGCGGACAGATGAACATCCAGGTGGGACACTGA
- the thyX gene encoding FAD-dependent thymidylate synthase, protein MYYTEPKITVLSRPQFTEPAGLPVNWIGDSTDGERLAEFAGRLCYMSQRNPASRSTREYLENIKKQGHGSVLEHANYSLLVEGVSRSLTHELVRHRAGMAFSQLSQRYVDESEANFVVPPAIIGDDALRDAWQTQVDAAQSAYVALVEQLMQRYAWVADKVHRRKMAREAARGVLPNSTETKIVVTANARAWRTLLELRSSEGAELEIRRWAVMVIRVLQTEAPGFFSDFEIYQADDRREAARVTYHKV, encoded by the coding sequence GTGTACTATACCGAGCCCAAGATCACCGTTCTCTCGCGCCCTCAATTCACCGAACCCGCCGGCCTGCCCGTCAACTGGATCGGCGACAGCACGGATGGGGAGCGGCTTGCCGAGTTCGCGGGACGCCTGTGCTACATGAGTCAGCGGAATCCCGCGTCGCGCAGCACGCGCGAGTATCTGGAGAACATCAAGAAGCAGGGCCACGGCAGCGTACTGGAGCACGCGAATTATTCGCTGCTCGTCGAAGGCGTAAGCCGGTCGCTCACGCACGAGCTGGTGCGACACAGAGCTGGAATGGCCTTCTCCCAACTTTCCCAACGCTATGTGGATGAGTCCGAAGCGAACTTCGTCGTACCGCCCGCAATAATCGGTGACGATGCGCTCCGCGACGCGTGGCAGACTCAGGTCGATGCAGCACAGAGCGCGTACGTAGCGCTGGTCGAGCAGCTCATGCAGCGTTATGCGTGGGTTGCGGACAAGGTGCACCGCCGCAAGATGGCACGCGAGGCCGCGCGCGGCGTGCTTCCCAATTCCACGGAAACCAAGATCGTCGTTACCGCCAACGCGCGGGCATGGCGCACACTGCTGGAGCTACGCTCGAGTGAAGGCGCCGAGCTCGAGATTCGCCGTTGGGCGGTGATGGTGATTCGAGTATTGCAGACCGAAGCACCTGGATTCTTCAGTGATTTCGAGATATACCAGGCAGATGATCGACGCGAGGCCGCACGCGTGACGTACCACAAGGTCTGA
- a CDS encoding 3-hydroxybutyryl-CoA dehydrogenase — protein sequence MSDTHNGIKVVAVLGGGLMGSGIAQVCAASGYATTVREVSDELCDRSRAAILGSFDRAIEKGKATGADKEAALKLIRFTTSLADLASADIVIEAVVEDLAVKSEMFAELDKLCGPHTIFASNTSSLTIGEIAAATSRADRFVGMHFFNPVPAMKLVEVVRAIKTSSRTVERALAFVRSLGKEPIRAHDNSGFVVNLLLVPYMIDAIRALESGVASIADIDKGMMLGAGYPMGPFTLLDFVGLDTTYRIAEIMYDEYRESRYAPPPLLKRMVIAGMYGRKSGMGFYDYSKTPPVPNDLGV from the coding sequence ATGAGCGACACACATAACGGCATCAAGGTCGTCGCCGTACTCGGCGGCGGACTCATGGGATCCGGCATCGCGCAGGTGTGCGCCGCGAGTGGATACGCGACGACGGTACGCGAAGTTTCCGACGAGCTCTGCGACAGGTCGCGCGCCGCGATCCTCGGATCCTTCGACAGGGCGATCGAGAAGGGCAAGGCGACGGGAGCAGACAAGGAGGCAGCGCTCAAACTGATTCGCTTTACGACTTCACTCGCTGATCTGGCCAGCGCCGACATCGTGATCGAAGCAGTGGTGGAGGATCTCGCTGTCAAGTCAGAGATGTTCGCGGAGCTGGATAAGCTGTGTGGACCGCACACGATCTTCGCGTCGAATACGTCGAGCCTGACCATCGGCGAGATTGCCGCCGCTACTTCGCGCGCGGACCGGTTCGTCGGAATGCACTTCTTCAATCCCGTTCCGGCGATGAAACTGGTGGAGGTCGTGCGGGCAATCAAGACCAGCTCTCGAACTGTCGAGCGCGCGCTCGCGTTCGTGCGTTCACTCGGCAAGGAGCCGATCCGGGCGCACGACAATTCCGGCTTCGTGGTGAATCTTCTCCTGGTACCGTACATGATCGATGCGATCCGTGCACTGGAATCGGGCGTCGCGTCCATTGCGGACATCGACAAGGGGATGATGCTCGGTGCGGGATATCCGATGGGCCCGTTCACGCTGCTCGATTTCGTTGGACTCGATACGACGTACAGGATCGCGGAGATCATGTACGACGAGTATCGCGAATCACGCTATGCGCCACCGCCACTGCTCAAGCGAATGGTGATCGCCGGCATGTACGGCAGGAAATCGGGAATGGGATTCTACGATTATTCGAAGACACCGCCGGTCCCGAACGACCTCGGCGTCTGA
- a CDS encoding FAD-binding oxidoreductase has translation MSTVAPTRPESFRGPFRTDDAALAVYSEGAGIARMIPRAVAVPADIADVQTIVRWAHATGTPLIPRGSGSGMAGGAIGDGVIVDLSRMRGMSAVDVANRTISVGPGITWQEVETAARSAGVRFPPDPSSGAFCTVGGMVSTNASGAHSLKYGPTRRWVIALDCVFDDGTRATVRRGAPIPDNVAALQRFWSMAGALTTADAVTPSIHAGVRKDSSGYGIHAFAESDEPIDMIIGSEGTLAIVVGIELRLAPAPRATSSLLGSFPTLESAVSAATQARDAGAAACELLDRTFLDVAASAAPLPQVPSASEAVLLAEVEADSDDEARHAAESLAAAFRSAGATSVELALTRQAEGEMWELRHAASPILTRLGPSLTSMQFVEDGAVPPTKLPEYVRGVRAILAKYHVTGVIFGHAGDSHVHVNPLIDINRTGWRDIIAGMLDEVVTLTARLGGTLDGEHGDGRLRTPLLSRVWSAEILRRFEAVKRAFDPSGILNPGVKIAVAGESAITNIKYDPELPQHPPAAAAALARVSDERAYAAFRLDLIDGVA, from the coding sequence GTGAGTACAGTCGCTCCAACCAGACCGGAGTCGTTCCGTGGACCATTTCGCACGGACGACGCGGCACTCGCCGTTTATTCCGAAGGTGCGGGAATTGCGCGCATGATACCGCGCGCGGTCGCTGTGCCGGCTGATATCGCCGATGTGCAGACCATCGTGCGATGGGCGCACGCGACAGGTACGCCGCTCATCCCGCGCGGATCCGGCAGCGGAATGGCTGGCGGCGCCATCGGCGATGGTGTGATAGTCGATCTCAGCCGCATGCGCGGTATGTCGGCGGTCGATGTCGCGAACCGAACCATCTCGGTGGGCCCTGGAATAACTTGGCAGGAAGTCGAAACGGCCGCGCGTAGTGCCGGCGTTCGCTTTCCACCCGATCCGTCCAGTGGCGCATTCTGCACCGTCGGAGGGATGGTATCCACCAACGCATCCGGTGCGCATTCGCTCAAGTACGGTCCGACGCGTCGGTGGGTGATAGCACTCGACTGTGTGTTCGATGACGGAACGCGTGCGACCGTGCGCCGCGGCGCGCCTATCCCCGACAATGTTGCCGCGCTGCAGCGCTTCTGGAGCATGGCGGGCGCTCTCACTACCGCGGATGCAGTCACGCCGTCGATACATGCAGGAGTGCGCAAGGATTCATCGGGATATGGCATTCACGCATTCGCGGAATCCGACGAACCGATCGACATGATAATCGGGAGTGAAGGAACACTCGCGATCGTAGTTGGCATCGAGCTTCGCCTCGCGCCGGCGCCGCGCGCAACGAGCTCGCTGCTCGGCAGTTTTCCCACACTGGAGTCGGCCGTTTCTGCCGCCACTCAGGCGCGCGATGCCGGGGCCGCAGCGTGCGAGCTTCTGGATCGCACATTTCTCGATGTCGCCGCAAGTGCAGCACCACTGCCACAGGTCCCGTCGGCGTCCGAAGCAGTGCTCCTTGCCGAAGTGGAAGCTGACAGCGACGACGAAGCACGTCACGCAGCGGAATCACTCGCTGCCGCGTTCCGATCCGCTGGTGCAACGTCCGTCGAGCTTGCGCTTACCAGACAGGCCGAAGGCGAAATGTGGGAACTGCGCCACGCAGCGAGCCCGATTCTCACGCGGCTCGGCCCATCACTGACGTCGATGCAATTCGTGGAGGACGGCGCCGTTCCCCCAACGAAGCTGCCGGAGTACGTGCGCGGTGTACGCGCGATTCTCGCGAAGTATCACGTCACCGGCGTGATCTTCGGGCACGCGGGTGATTCGCACGTTCACGTCAATCCCCTCATCGACATCAATCGCACGGGATGGCGCGACATCATCGCCGGAATGCTGGACGAAGTGGTAACCCTGACTGCCAGGCTTGGCGGCACACTCGACGGAGAGCACGGCGACGGGAGACTGCGTACGCCGTTGCTGAGCAGGGTATGGAGCGCGGAGATTCTCCGCCGTTTCGAGGCCGTGAAACGCGCGTTCGACCCATCCGGAATATTGAATCCCGGAGTGAAGATCGCCGTCGCAGGGGAAAGTGCGATCACAAACATTAAATACGACCCCGAGCTTCCACAGCATCCACCTGCGGCGGCGGCCGCACTCGCACGCGTGAGCGATGAGCGTGCGTACGCTGCATTCCGCCTCGACTTGATCGACGGCGTCGCGTAA
- a CDS encoding acetyl-CoA C-acetyltransferase: MGTQNSNREVVFLSGVRTPFGTFGGALRDVSAIQLGVIASKSAIDRASIAPTSIQQTIFGNVLYTTNDSLYFARHVALRSGCPTEAPALTVNRLCGSGFQAVVSGALEIITGEAEVCLVGGAESMSQAPHAVRGIRWGVPLGKSPALEDTLTEGLKDSFASVSMADTAENLNEKYGIGRAASDEFALRSQMLTRDAWESGVYDEEVIPVPVKNPKTRETEDFRRDEHMRPNSTAEGLARLRPAFRENGVVTAGNASGIGDGAAAMVVASREYADAHGIKPLARLVSWGLAGVDPRIMGIGPVPATRAALERAHMSIDDMDLIEVNEAFATQTCAVQAELHIPREKLNIHGGAIALSHPLAASGARITVHLLHALRASGKRYGLGTACIGGGQGIALIVESLGA, encoded by the coding sequence ATGGGCACTCAAAACTCGAATCGCGAAGTCGTGTTTCTCTCCGGCGTTCGCACTCCATTCGGTACGTTCGGCGGTGCGCTGCGCGACGTCTCCGCCATCCAGCTTGGCGTTATCGCCTCTAAGAGTGCGATAGATCGCGCCAGTATAGCGCCAACATCGATACAGCAGACCATCTTTGGAAATGTACTCTATACCACCAACGACTCGCTGTATTTCGCGCGCCACGTAGCCCTGCGATCTGGTTGCCCGACCGAAGCGCCCGCACTAACTGTAAACCGCTTGTGTGGCTCAGGGTTCCAGGCAGTCGTGAGCGGAGCCCTCGAGATCATCACCGGCGAGGCCGAAGTCTGCCTCGTGGGGGGCGCCGAGTCCATGTCCCAGGCACCACACGCCGTCCGCGGAATCCGGTGGGGCGTGCCACTTGGCAAATCTCCCGCGCTGGAAGATACCCTGACGGAGGGTCTCAAGGACTCATTCGCCAGCGTATCAATGGCAGATACCGCCGAGAACCTCAACGAGAAATACGGCATCGGACGGGCGGCTTCGGATGAGTTCGCGCTCCGTTCGCAGATGCTCACACGGGACGCTTGGGAGTCAGGGGTGTATGACGAGGAAGTGATCCCCGTTCCAGTAAAAAATCCCAAGACACGTGAGACGGAAGATTTCCGCCGCGACGAGCACATGCGCCCCAATTCCACCGCTGAAGGACTCGCAAGACTGCGCCCGGCATTTCGCGAGAACGGTGTCGTGACGGCGGGCAACGCATCCGGCATCGGCGACGGCGCAGCAGCCATGGTCGTAGCGAGCCGCGAATACGCCGACGCGCACGGCATCAAGCCACTCGCGAGACTGGTCTCGTGGGGCCTCGCAGGCGTCGATCCGCGCATCATGGGAATCGGTCCCGTGCCAGCGACAAGGGCCGCGCTCGAGCGCGCTCATATGTCGATCGACGACATGGACTTGATCGAGGTCAACGAAGCATTCGCCACGCAGACGTGCGCGGTTCAGGCCGAGCTGCACATTCCGCGTGAGAAGTTGAACATACACGGCGGCGCGATCGCGCTGAGCCATCCGCTTGCCGCGTCAGGCGCACGCATCACCGTCCACCTGTTGCACGCGCTGCGTGCCAGCGGCAAGCGCTACGGACTCGGCACCGCCTGCATCGGCGGCGGTCAGGGGATCGCGCTCATCGTGGAGTCGCTCGGCGCTTGA
- a CDS encoding VOC family protein gives MDASTQTWAIERVGQIAINVHDVERATSFYRDVLGLKFLFAAPPGLAFFDCGGMRLMLTTPESPEHDHRSSVIYYVVADIAQAYSSLTERGVVFEDKPHVVARLENVEIWMAFLKDPDGNLLALMCEVSV, from the coding sequence ATGGACGCTTCTACGCAGACCTGGGCGATCGAGCGCGTCGGGCAGATCGCGATCAACGTTCACGACGTCGAGCGGGCGACCAGCTTCTATCGTGACGTGCTGGGATTGAAGTTCCTGTTTGCCGCACCACCCGGTCTCGCATTCTTCGACTGCGGTGGCATGCGACTCATGCTCACCACGCCGGAGTCGCCGGAGCATGACCACCGCAGTTCGGTGATCTATTACGTAGTGGCGGACATTGCTCAAGCGTACAGTTCGCTAACCGAGCGCGGCGTCGTTTTTGAGGACAAGCCGCATGTCGTGGCGCGTCTGGAAAATGTCGAGATCTGGATGGCCTTTCTGAAAGATCCCGACGGAAACCTGCTTGCGCTGATGTGTGAAGTGAGCGTCTGA
- a CDS encoding carboxypeptidase regulatory-like domain-containing protein — protein MSRSAILAAAVALFCLPFPSAVQAQRIVPRHSIIQKPVDSTATKAVPDKPSASALAPGTGSIMGAALDSLHEEMLARAGIAVMGLAGRHAVTTEAGAFRIDSIPPGKYVLEVTHPVLDSLGIRLLSDSITVTAGQVQTVELAIPGTRTLITSVCTPAKLRFGPGVILGRVVDADTDKPATGAEVSVAWSETEVNTVVGLRTTPHVRKATVAADGTYRICGVPANFSGSLQAIRGTAKTAEVPIEVADHALSMRMLILPPAIVASGDTTGGARTHRVGRAVITGTVTNAGGVPVPGARVSVQGSESSTSTGPDGKFTLTGVVPGTQSVLVRRVGYSPVEQPIDVTSLATNQLTVRLGAYTPVLSSVDVKAKADPLESTGFERRRKMGMGRYMDLDQIKKISPTYTSDILRRIPGIYVTGSGSSANVSTTRGNGCVAYLIDNNTVSASAGQSIDEIVGEQDVAAVEFYNPVDVPMELSSGSNSGCALLVIWTKGKLQAPTKKGP, from the coding sequence ATGAGCCGTTCTGCAATTCTGGCAGCAGCTGTTGCGCTGTTCTGCCTGCCATTTCCGTCTGCCGTTCAAGCGCAACGGATCGTTCCACGTCACTCGATCATCCAGAAGCCGGTTGACTCGACGGCCACGAAGGCGGTGCCCGACAAACCATCCGCTAGTGCCCTGGCGCCCGGAACGGGCAGCATAATGGGCGCCGCGCTCGATTCCCTGCACGAGGAGATGCTGGCTCGTGCCGGCATCGCGGTGATGGGGCTGGCGGGGAGGCACGCGGTGACAACAGAGGCGGGCGCGTTCCGGATCGATTCGATCCCTCCGGGCAAGTACGTGCTGGAGGTGACGCATCCGGTTCTGGATTCGCTCGGCATCCGGCTGCTCTCGGACTCGATCACGGTGACGGCAGGACAGGTCCAGACGGTGGAACTGGCAATTCCAGGAACCCGTACGCTGATCACCTCCGTATGCACGCCGGCAAAGCTTCGCTTCGGGCCGGGCGTCATCCTCGGACGCGTGGTGGACGCTGATACGGATAAGCCGGCCACCGGCGCCGAGGTGTCGGTTGCGTGGTCGGAAACGGAAGTGAACACAGTTGTCGGGCTTCGGACAACGCCGCACGTGCGGAAGGCGACCGTCGCGGCGGATGGGACGTATCGCATATGCGGAGTGCCTGCGAATTTCAGCGGGTCGCTGCAGGCGATTCGCGGCACTGCCAAGACAGCGGAAGTCCCTATCGAAGTAGCCGATCACGCGCTTTCGATGCGCATGTTGATATTGCCACCGGCCATTGTCGCTTCGGGCGACACGACCGGGGGGGCGCGGACGCACAGGGTTGGACGCGCGGTGATCACGGGTACAGTTACCAACGCGGGTGGAGTTCCCGTGCCTGGCGCGCGCGTCTCGGTGCAGGGGAGTGAGTCATCCACATCCACCGGACCGGATGGCAAGTTCACTCTTACGGGAGTCGTTCCCGGCACGCAATCGGTGCTGGTGCGTCGTGTAGGCTACTCACCTGTAGAACAGCCGATCGATGTAACATCGCTTGCAACCAATCAGCTCACGGTGCGTCTCGGTGCATACACACCGGTGCTGTCCAGCGTCGACGTCAAGGCGAAGGCGGATCCGCTGGAAAGCACTGGATTCGAGCGCCGGCGCAAGATGGGAATGGGCCGTTACATGGATCTCGATCAGATCAAGAAGATCAGTCCGACATACACGTCCGACATTCTCCGGCGCATTCCCGGCATCTACGTGACCGGCAGCGGGTCGAGTGCAAACGTCTCCACGACGCGCGGCAATGGTTGTGTCGCGTACCTCATCGACAACAATACGGTATCGGCGAGCGCGGGTCAGTCGATCGACGAGATCGTCGGCGAGCAGGACGTCGCGGCGGTCGAGTTCTACAATCCGGTCGATGTACCGATGGAGCTGTCATCCGGATCGAATAGCGGATGTGCACTGCTGGTGATCTGGACCAAGGGTAAGCTCCAGGCGCCGACGAAGAAGGGACCGTAA